A single window of Mustela erminea isolate mMusErm1 chromosome 4, mMusErm1.Pri, whole genome shotgun sequence DNA harbors:
- the NKAPL gene encoding NKAP-like protein: MAPVSRSRSSEDTAGSRRWRRSSSGSPPSAPARHSPWGGRARSHSRGREGFRAPWGGSGVGASCPLGSSRGPAAASRSCASSSSSVYYGGCRYRHRHYAGDRQWAEEYEKEKEESFRQRRLRERERIGELGAPEVWGLSPQLPEPDSDEHTPVAGDEVKTQETSSSDSSSGEKRKKTSHSKSKKKRKKKSKRKHRKYSDHSNGNSDSDTDSSSDTDRKRAKKAKKKEKKKKHRGEKTKKKKSKKTKKECSDSSFKDSEGELPEGIWTEQSKAAGAMDLIGPEAPRVHTSQEEKPLNYGHALLPGEGAAMAEYVKAGKRIPRRGEIGLTSEEIASFECSGYVMSGSRHRRMEAVRLRKENQIYSADEKRALASFNQEERRKRENKILASFREMVYRKTKGKDDK, encoded by the coding sequence ATGGCCCCGGTGTCCCGGTCCCGCTCTTCCGAGGACACCGCGGGCTCTCGGAGGTGGCGACGCAGCTCGTCGGGGAGCCCGCCGTCCGCGCCGGCCAGGCACTCCCCGTGGGGAGGCCGCGCCCGCTCTCACTCCCGCGGCCGCGAGGGCTTCAGGGCCCCGTGGGGAGGCTCGGGCGTTGGCGCCTCTTGCCCGCTCGGCAGCTCTCGAGGGCCGGCCGCGGCGTCCCGCAGCTGCGCGTCCTCGTCCTCTTCCGTCTACTACGGCGGGTGCCGCTACCGTCACCGCCACTATGCGGGCGACCGGCAGTGGGCGGAGGAGTacgagaaggaaaaggaggagagcTTTCGGCAGcggaggctgagagagagagagaggattggCGAGCTGGGCGCTCCCGAGGTGTGGGGGCTGTCCCCACAGTTGCCTGAGCCGGACTCTGATGAGCACACCCCCGTGGCGGGCGACGAGGTGAAGACTCAGGAGACCAGCAGCTCAGACTCCAGCTccggagaaaagaggaagaagactaGTCATtcgaaaagcaagaaaaaaaggaagaaaaagtccaAAAGGAAACATAGGAAGTATTCTGATCATAGTAACGGGAATTCAGACTCCGACACTGATTCTAGCTCTGATACTGATCGAAAGAGAGCCAAAAAGgccaagaagaaggagaagaaaaagaaacacaggggggaaaaaaccaagaaaaagaagagtaagaagaCTAAAAAGGAATGCAGTGACTCCAGCTTTAAAGATTCGGAAGGGGAGTTGCCGGAAGGTATCTGGACTGAGCAGTCAAAGGCGGCGGGTGCCATGGATCTGATAGGTCCGGAAGCACCTAGAGTGCACACCTCCCAAGAGGAGAAGCCTTTGAACTACGGCCACGCTCTGCTCCCCGGTGAAGGTGCAGCCATGGCTGAGTATGTAAAAGCTGGAAAGCGAATCCCACGGAGAGGTGAAATTGGGCTGACAAGTGAAGAGATCGCGTCGTTTGAATGTTCAGGTTATGTTATGAGTGGTAGCAGGCATCGTAGAATGGAGGCTGTGCGGCTGCGTAAGGAGAACCAGATCTACAGTGCGGATGAGAAGAGAGCCCTGGCATCCTTTAACCAGGAGGAGAGAcggaagagagagaataagattCTAGCCAGTTTCCGAGAGATGGTGTACAGAAAGACAAAAGGGAAAGATGACAAGTAA